The DNA segment GTGTGATCCGGCCCGAACGACGAGAAGGAGAAGAGGACCGCCGCGGCGATCGCGAACGCCGAGACGGCCCCGAAGGCCACCCGGATCACCCGCCCGCGGCGGGACTGCGCCGCGCGCTCGTCGGTGGCGCCGACCACCCTGGAGACGAGCCGCTCGTGGTCCGCGGGCTCGATCGCGCGCGGTGCGTTCGCGACCTTCGCGGAGCGGAGCAGCTCGGCGGGGCCGGCGCCGTCCCCGCGCTCGAGCGCCTCCATGAGCGCCCGCGCCTCGCGCAGCTCGTCTTCGGTGGGGGGCGCCTCGGGGTCGAGGTCGCGCTCGTGTTCAGGAGCCATGCGTTTTATCCTTGGCCAGGCTACCATCCCGCGGAGCGGACGGAGCGATTGGAGGCGTCTCGAGCGCCTTCTTGAGCGCGGCGGTGGCGCGATGCAGCAGCACGTCGAACGTCGCGGGCGTCGCCCCGAGCCGGGCGGCGACCTCCTCGCGGGGCAGCTCCTCGAGCACCCGGAGGCGAATGGCCTCCGCGTAGCGCGGGTGAATGCGCGAGAGCGCGGCGTGGAGCTTCTCGCGCACGGCCTCGGCGTCGCGGGCCGCGGACACGCGGTCGTCGAGCGGCGTCGACGTGGCGGTGGCGTCCACCTCGCGCTCCACGTCCTCGGCGCCCCAGACCACCATCCGCTTGCGCGCCCTCAGATGGTCGAGCGCCACGCGCAGCGCAACCGTTCGTAA comes from the Myxococcales bacterium genome and includes:
- a CDS encoding RNA polymerase sigma factor produces the protein MALDDWRLPSVLATLGVAREVTRRADRKAGRLARVQGERDDERRGGGVGIAADRDLERERDRELVARAQAGDGASLGVLLTAHGPTLYRSVLLPRLGSEAAAHDALAETYEKVLAKLHTFTWQNVGFYPWLRTVALRVALDHLRARKRMVVWGAEDVEREVDATATSTPLDDRVSAARDAEAVREKLHAALSRIHPRYAEAIRLRVLEELPREEVAARLGATPATFDVLLHRATAALKKALETPPIAPSAPRDGSLAKDKTHGS